From one Tsukamurella tyrosinosolvens genomic stretch:
- a CDS encoding MFS transporter: MTSTMAPGAPAQTYRVKGSALGIAIVVLSGMMFLAVLDGTVVFVALPRIQDAMHLSDAAKIWVFGAYAVTFGGFMLLGGRLGDTFGRKRMFILGVAGFTFASLLTGFATNEAWLLVARAAQGLFAAIACPTALALIATTFAPGKARNQAFAIFGAMAGLGSVSGLVAGGLLATWDWRFVFWINVPVGIVCIIGAVIALEESTSERRHALDIKGAFLAVAGCVAGVYTLTMGPEVHWQGVSVYVAAAVSVVCLVAFLVVERTAKNPILPFSLFHNRNRVAAMVAILVCGALIPTLGFYVALTFQQVLGYTPLESGLALIPFAVGMGIAAPISSKLALKVQARWLVAIGGVIVFLPCIYVPTLMTKDPSTVSYFPYIGLPVFVIGLGVGFAMIPLPICALAGVRPSETGPMSALVEVCQNIGGIVGLASVQVLVTSRIMKEGGPTKGDITHEMLTDAQRSALASGFGLAFIACAAILILAGLVVVPFMRFTPEEVAEGQAAQESSKSGGSIPSTSFPAQAFDHDDDVDDDWEPIEGDVTSGSFPAVRREDYDRAYNEKPGDPEPVYFTDRFRAIKRPQAPQQEQPVQHRPATQPPQAPPAAPQQAYSHPSDPLPRTGRPGEGLAGVARPSGPIQRESTDLPRPSQAPQPPRPAADPQYRAPAAPPQSQQRPSAPIQRPSGQVPRPSAPIRRPSGQQPRPSGPVQRPGRPGQPGPAPQGGPGQQGQPGQQGGPSRPMQRPSGAMPRPGQQAPRPSGPVQRPSAPIQRPPAVPPQPQAPSAGASSTGAPSTGAPSTGGRHSLPEPDAMHHPEASPQAERVSRARRHRLDED, encoded by the coding sequence ATGACCTCAACGATGGCACCCGGTGCCCCGGCGCAGACGTACCGCGTCAAGGGCAGCGCTCTCGGCATCGCCATCGTCGTCCTCTCCGGGATGATGTTCCTCGCGGTCCTCGACGGCACGGTGGTCTTCGTCGCCCTCCCGCGCATCCAGGACGCGATGCACCTCTCGGACGCGGCGAAGATCTGGGTCTTCGGCGCCTACGCGGTGACCTTCGGCGGGTTCATGCTGCTCGGCGGCAGGCTGGGGGACACCTTCGGCCGCAAGCGGATGTTCATCCTCGGCGTCGCGGGATTCACGTTCGCCTCTCTCCTCACCGGCTTCGCCACCAACGAGGCGTGGCTGCTCGTCGCGCGCGCCGCGCAGGGACTCTTCGCCGCGATCGCCTGCCCCACGGCGCTCGCGCTCATCGCCACCACCTTCGCGCCGGGCAAGGCGCGTAACCAGGCCTTCGCGATCTTCGGCGCTATGGCCGGCCTGGGCTCGGTGTCGGGTCTCGTCGCGGGCGGCCTCCTCGCCACATGGGACTGGCGATTCGTCTTCTGGATCAACGTCCCGGTCGGGATCGTGTGCATCATCGGCGCGGTCATCGCCCTGGAGGAGTCGACCTCGGAGCGCCGCCACGCCCTCGACATCAAGGGCGCGTTCCTGGCCGTCGCGGGCTGCGTGGCCGGGGTCTACACCTTGACCATGGGCCCCGAGGTCCACTGGCAGGGCGTCAGCGTCTACGTCGCCGCCGCCGTCAGCGTGGTCTGCCTCGTCGCGTTCCTCGTGGTGGAGCGCACCGCGAAGAACCCGATCCTGCCGTTCTCGCTGTTCCACAACCGCAACCGCGTCGCGGCCATGGTCGCGATCCTGGTCTGCGGTGCGCTGATCCCGACGCTCGGCTTCTACGTCGCGCTCACCTTCCAGCAGGTGCTCGGGTACACCCCGCTGGAATCCGGCCTGGCCCTCATCCCGTTCGCGGTCGGCATGGGCATCGCGGCGCCCATCTCGTCCAAGCTCGCCCTCAAAGTCCAGGCCCGCTGGCTCGTCGCCATCGGCGGCGTCATCGTCTTCCTGCCGTGCATCTACGTCCCGACACTGATGACCAAGGACCCGTCGACGGTCAGCTACTTCCCGTACATCGGGCTTCCGGTCTTCGTCATCGGCCTGGGCGTCGGTTTCGCGATGATCCCGCTGCCGATCTGCGCCCTGGCGGGGGTGCGCCCGTCCGAGACCGGTCCGATGTCGGCGCTGGTCGAGGTGTGCCAGAACATCGGCGGCATCGTCGGGCTGGCCTCGGTGCAGGTGTTGGTGACCTCCCGGATCATGAAGGAGGGCGGCCCGACCAAGGGCGACATCACCCACGAGATGCTCACCGATGCGCAACGCAGCGCGCTCGCGTCGGGCTTCGGCCTCGCCTTCATCGCCTGCGCCGCGATCCTGATCCTCGCCGGCCTGGTCGTGGTGCCCTTCATGCGGTTCACCCCGGAGGAGGTCGCCGAGGGGCAGGCGGCGCAGGAGTCGAGCAAGTCCGGCGGATCGATCCCGTCCACGTCGTTCCCGGCGCAGGCCTTCGATCACGACGACGACGTCGACGACGATTGGGAGCCCATCGAGGGCGACGTCACCTCCGGGTCCTTCCCGGCGGTGCGCCGCGAGGACTACGACCGCGCCTACAACGAGAAGCCCGGCGACCCCGAGCCGGTCTACTTCACCGACCGCTTCCGTGCCATCAAGCGACCGCAGGCCCCGCAGCAGGAGCAGCCGGTGCAGCACCGGCCCGCGACGCAACCGCCCCAGGCGCCCCCGGCCGCGCCGCAGCAGGCGTACTCGCACCCCAGCGACCCGCTGCCCCGCACCGGCCGGCCCGGCGAGGGGCTCGCGGGCGTCGCCCGCCCCTCGGGCCCGATCCAGCGGGAGAGCACCGACCTGCCGCGTCCGTCGCAGGCCCCGCAGCCTCCCCGTCCGGCGGCGGACCCGCAGTACCGGGCTCCAGCGGCGCCCCCGCAGTCGCAGCAGCGCCCGAGCGCGCCGATCCAGCGTCCGAGCGGGCAGGTGCCGCGGCCGAGCGCGCCGATCCGGCGCCCGAGCGGGCAGCAGCCGCGCCCCAGCGGCCCCGTCCAGCGCCCCGGCCGGCCGGGTCAGCCCGGCCCGGCGCCGCAGGGCGGGCCGGGTCAGCAGGGCCAGCCGGGTCAGCAGGGCGGACCGAGCCGGCCCATGCAGCGCCCCAGCGGCGCGATGCCGCGGCCCGGCCAGCAGGCGCCGCGTCCGAGCGGGCCCGTGCAGCGGCCGAGCGCCCCGATCCAGCGCCCGCCCGCGGTGCCCCCGCAGCCGCAGGCCCCGTCGGCCGGAGCCTCATCCACTGGAGCTCCGTCCACCGGGGCACCCTCGACCGGCGGGCGGCACTCGCTGCCCGAGCCCGACGCGATGCACCACCCCGAGGCCTCGCCTCAGGCCGAACGCGTGAGCCGCGCCCGGCGGCACCGCCTCGACGAGGACTAG
- the yaaA gene encoding peroxide stress protein YaaA codes for MLILLPPSETKAGGGEGAPLDLGLLTFPTLRPTRERLLDALVAVSQDDGAARAALSLSAGQTDELERNRALRTAPTRPAIEQYTGVLYDALDVRGLTKAQRAKADARLAVGSALFGVVGAVDPIPAYRLSSGSKLPGLGTLAAEWKPALADALAAADRGLVVDLRSGGYAALGKVPGAVTATVVTEKPDGSRAVVSHFNKHHKGLLARALVVTRAEPGDAKAVVKVAEKAGLRAELSSPTEVTIVTAG; via the coding sequence GTGCTGATCCTGCTTCCCCCATCGGAAACCAAGGCCGGCGGCGGCGAGGGCGCGCCCCTCGACCTCGGGCTGCTCACCTTTCCCACGCTGAGGCCCACCCGCGAACGACTCCTCGACGCCCTCGTCGCCGTCTCGCAGGACGACGGTGCCGCCCGCGCCGCGCTGAGCCTGTCGGCGGGGCAGACGGACGAGCTGGAGCGCAACCGGGCGCTGCGCACCGCGCCCACCCGACCCGCGATCGAGCAGTACACGGGCGTGCTCTACGACGCCCTCGACGTGCGCGGGCTGACGAAGGCGCAGCGCGCGAAGGCCGACGCCCGCCTGGCCGTCGGATCGGCGCTGTTCGGGGTCGTCGGCGCCGTCGACCCGATCCCCGCGTACCGGCTCTCGTCGGGGTCGAAACTGCCGGGCCTGGGCACGCTGGCCGCGGAGTGGAAGCCCGCACTGGCCGACGCGCTCGCCGCGGCCGACCGCGGCCTCGTCGTGGACCTGCGGTCCGGCGGCTACGCGGCGCTCGGCAAGGTGCCCGGGGCGGTCACCGCCACCGTCGTGACCGAGAAGCCCGACGGCTCGCGCGCCGTCGTCTCGCACTTCAACAAGCACCACAAGGGCCTGCTGGCCCGGGCGCTCGTGGTCACCCGCGCAGAGCCCGGCGACGCGAAGGCCGTGGTGAAGGTCGCCGAGAAGGCAGGCCTGCGCGCAGAGCTGTCGTCGCCCACCGAGGTGACGATCGTGACCGCGGGGTGA
- a CDS encoding proline--tRNA ligase, whose protein sequence is MITRFSQLFLRTLRDDPADAEVPSHKLLVRAGYVRRIAPGVYSWLPLGLRVLRNVEQVVREEMNAIGGQEILLPALLPREPYETTNRWTEYGDSLFRLKDRKGADMMLGPTHEEIFALTVKGEYNSYKDLPVILYQIQTKYRDEERPRAGILRGREFVMKDSYSFDTSDEGLSEAYAKHRAAYQRIFARLNVEHVIVSATSGAMGGSASEEFLAVSPVGEDTYVHSTESDYAANVEAVITPAPPAIPLDGLPAAQVFDTPGTPTIETLVAWANEAADGASVLGREVVAGDTLKNVMVKTRAPGGDWELLGIGVPGDREVDFKRLEASLEPTEVALIEAEDFEKYPFLVKGYIGPKALLENEVRYLVDPRVVDGTAWITGADAPGQHVVNLTAGRDFTPDGTIEAAEVRDGDASPDGKGVLQSARGIEIGHIFQLGRKYTDAFEVDVLGENGKPVRLTQGSYGVGVSRLVAVIAEQQHDDKGLRWPKGIAPFDVHVVIANKDEGAWTGAESLAAELDAAGLQVLLDDRKASPGIKFKDSELVGVPTVVVVGRGWADGVVELRDRLTGESREIPVADAAAEIVTAAR, encoded by the coding sequence GTGATCACCCGATTCTCCCAGCTGTTCCTGCGCACGCTCCGCGACGACCCCGCGGACGCGGAGGTCCCCAGCCACAAGCTGCTCGTCCGCGCCGGCTACGTGCGGCGCATCGCGCCCGGCGTCTACTCCTGGCTGCCGCTGGGCCTGCGGGTGCTACGGAACGTCGAGCAGGTCGTCCGCGAGGAGATGAACGCGATCGGCGGCCAGGAGATCCTGCTGCCCGCGCTGCTCCCGCGCGAGCCCTACGAGACCACGAACCGGTGGACGGAGTACGGCGACAGCCTGTTCCGCCTCAAGGACCGCAAGGGCGCCGACATGATGCTCGGCCCCACCCACGAGGAGATCTTCGCCCTCACCGTGAAGGGCGAGTACAACTCGTACAAGGACCTGCCGGTCATCCTGTACCAGATCCAGACGAAGTACCGCGACGAGGAGCGGCCCCGCGCGGGCATCCTCCGCGGCCGCGAGTTCGTCATGAAGGACAGCTACAGCTTCGACACCTCCGACGAGGGGCTGTCCGAGGCGTACGCCAAGCACCGTGCCGCCTATCAGCGGATCTTCGCGCGCCTTAACGTCGAGCACGTCATCGTGTCCGCCACGTCCGGCGCCATGGGCGGCAGCGCCTCCGAGGAGTTCCTCGCGGTGAGCCCCGTCGGCGAGGACACCTACGTGCACTCGACCGAGTCGGACTACGCCGCGAACGTCGAGGCCGTCATCACGCCCGCGCCGCCCGCGATCCCGCTCGACGGTCTGCCCGCCGCGCAGGTCTTCGACACCCCCGGCACGCCCACCATCGAGACGCTCGTCGCCTGGGCCAACGAGGCCGCCGACGGCGCCTCCGTCCTCGGGCGCGAGGTCGTCGCGGGGGACACCCTCAAGAACGTCATGGTCAAGACCCGCGCCCCCGGCGGGGACTGGGAGCTGCTCGGCATCGGCGTGCCCGGCGACCGCGAGGTCGACTTCAAGCGCCTCGAGGCCTCCCTGGAGCCGACCGAGGTGGCGCTGATCGAGGCGGAGGACTTCGAGAAGTACCCGTTCCTCGTCAAGGGCTACATCGGGCCGAAGGCACTGCTGGAGAACGAAGTGCGCTACCTCGTCGACCCGCGCGTGGTCGACGGCACCGCCTGGATCACCGGCGCCGACGCGCCCGGGCAGCACGTGGTGAACCTCACCGCGGGCCGCGACTTCACCCCCGACGGCACCATCGAGGCCGCCGAGGTCCGCGACGGCGACGCCTCGCCCGACGGCAAGGGCGTCCTGCAGTCCGCGCGCGGCATCGAGATCGGCCACATCTTCCAGCTGGGCCGCAAGTACACCGACGCCTTCGAGGTGGACGTGCTGGGCGAGAACGGCAAGCCCGTGCGCCTCACCCAGGGCTCGTACGGCGTCGGCGTCTCCCGGCTCGTCGCCGTGATCGCCGAGCAGCAGCACGACGACAAGGGCCTGCGCTGGCCCAAGGGCATCGCCCCGTTCGACGTGCACGTCGTGATCGCGAACAAGGACGAGGGCGCCTGGACGGGCGCCGAGTCGCTGGCCGCCGAACTGGACGCGGCCGGCCTGCAGGTGCTGCTCGACGACCGCAAGGCGTCGCCGGGCATCAAGTTCAAGGACTCCGAGCTCGTCGGCGTCCCGACCGTGGTCGTGGTCGGCCGGGGCTGGGCCGACGGTGTCGTCGAGCTCCGCGACCGCCTCACCGGCGAGTCCCGCGAGATCCCTGTCGCCGACGCCGCCGCGGAGATCGTCACCGCCGCGCGCTGA
- a CDS encoding DUF4190 domain-containing protein, with translation MTSSDPQQPGDGTYDPTVIRPAEPNPSAPDLTKRDGDTPAGQDVGGDPDAATTVHQTAQPDPYAAPSAYTPPADPYAAPADPYAAQQNPYGAPADPYAAQQNPYGAPADPYAVQNPYAAPPQYPGQDQFGQQQYPGQAFPGYPAQPGYPAQNYGQQAGTNGLAIAALVCGLVSYPLGCAYGIGIATAIAAVVMGIIGMKQVKQSGQGGHGMALAGVILGGVYIVLFIIAIILILVVGVSGGFDSTSNLLSVIS, from the coding sequence ATGACGTCCAGCGATCCCCAGCAGCCCGGCGACGGGACCTACGACCCGACGGTGATCCGGCCGGCCGAGCCGAACCCCTCCGCGCCCGACCTGACCAAGCGCGACGGTGACACGCCCGCCGGACAGGACGTCGGCGGCGATCCCGACGCGGCGACGACGGTGCACCAGACCGCGCAGCCGGATCCGTATGCGGCGCCCTCGGCGTACACCCCGCCGGCGGATCCGTACGCCGCGCCGGCCGATCCCTACGCGGCGCAGCAGAACCCGTACGGCGCCCCCGCGGATCCCTACGCCGCGCAACAGAACCCGTACGGCGCCCCCGCGGATCCCTACGCGGTGCAGAACCCGTACGCCGCGCCGCCTCAGTACCCGGGCCAGGACCAGTTCGGGCAGCAGCAGTACCCCGGCCAGGCGTTCCCCGGCTACCCGGCGCAGCCCGGGTACCCCGCGCAGAACTACGGCCAGCAGGCCGGCACCAACGGCCTCGCGATCGCCGCGCTGGTGTGCGGCCTCGTCTCGTACCCGCTGGGGTGCGCGTACGGCATCGGCATCGCCACGGCGATCGCCGCCGTCGTGATGGGCATCATCGGGATGAAGCAGGTCAAGCAGTCGGGCCAGGGCGGGCACGGGATGGCCCTCGCGGGCGTGATCCTCGGCGGCGTCTACATCGTATTGTTCATCATCGCGATCATCCTCATCTTGGTGGTCGGCGTCAGCGGAGGCTTCGACAGCACCTCGAACCTGTTGTCCGTCATTTCCTGA
- a CDS encoding ferritin-like domain-containing protein, which translates to MTPAQDAVAAALTSEHAAVYLYGLVEAYAAPTRKAEIATYAAEHRSQRDALARVLSAAGVEVPVAAPAYTPPEPVTDPVSAAKVAAAVEDDAAAAHRNVLSQADGDGIRHLGVTGLGGAAVRGARWRVALGVSPVTTPFPGIRT; encoded by the coding sequence ATGACCCCCGCCCAGGACGCCGTGGCCGCGGCGCTGACGTCCGAGCACGCCGCCGTGTACCTGTACGGCCTCGTCGAGGCCTATGCCGCGCCCACCCGCAAGGCCGAGATCGCCACCTACGCCGCCGAACACCGGTCGCAGCGCGACGCCCTCGCGCGCGTGCTCAGCGCCGCCGGCGTCGAGGTTCCCGTCGCGGCGCCCGCGTACACCCCGCCCGAGCCGGTCACCGACCCCGTCAGCGCGGCGAAGGTGGCCGCGGCGGTCGAGGACGACGCCGCGGCCGCGCACCGCAACGTGCTCTCGCAGGCCGACGGGGACGGGATCCGGCACCTCGGGGTGACGGGCCTCGGCGGCGCCGCCGTCCGCGGCGCACGGTGGCGCGTCGCGCTCGGCGTGTCCCCCGTGACCACGCCGTTCCCCGGTATCCGCACCTGA
- the rimP gene encoding ribosome maturation factor RimP, protein MAYDETAVKAVIAPHLDAAGLDLEQVKINNAGTKSSIAVVVDSDAGPTLDELADVARTLSAAVDDADEVFGAQAFTLEVTTPGAERPLTEPRHWRRARGRQAAIELADGTNLLARIGPLTDDGPDGGTTVTVVLPGAKGAAPTTRDLDLAEVAAAAVRVEFRRPNPKEMELSGITPGRVESGTEPEDLTGEGAGAAQRNED, encoded by the coding sequence ATGGCTTACGACGAAACGGCGGTGAAGGCCGTGATCGCGCCTCACCTGGACGCGGCCGGGCTCGATCTCGAGCAGGTGAAGATCAACAACGCGGGCACGAAGTCGTCCATCGCGGTCGTCGTGGACAGCGACGCCGGCCCCACGCTCGACGAGCTCGCCGACGTCGCGCGGACGCTCTCCGCCGCGGTCGACGACGCCGACGAGGTCTTCGGCGCCCAGGCGTTCACCCTCGAGGTCACCACGCCCGGCGCGGAGCGCCCGCTCACCGAGCCCCGCCACTGGCGCCGCGCCCGCGGCCGCCAGGCGGCGATCGAGCTCGCGGACGGAACGAACCTGCTGGCCCGGATCGGGCCGCTCACGGACGACGGGCCGGACGGCGGGACCACGGTCACCGTCGTCCTGCCCGGGGCGAAGGGGGCCGCCCCGACGACCCGCGACCTCGACCTCGCGGAGGTGGCCGCGGCCGCCGTCCGGGTCGAGTTCCGCAGGCCGAACCCCAAGGAGATGGAGCTCTCGGGCATCACGCCCGGGCGCGTGGAGTCGGGTACCGAACCGGAGGACCTGACGGGCGAGGGCGCCGGTGCGGCGCAGAGGAACGAGGACTAG
- the nusA gene encoding transcription termination factor NusA has protein sequence MNIDMATLRAIEAEKDISVETVIEAIQVALLTAYKHTDGHEPHARIDVNRRTGEVKVLAQELDTDGNIITEWDDTPEGFGRIAADSARQLITQRLRDAENDRTFGEFAVYEGEVVSGVVQADARAAARGFVVVRIGGEREGHEGLLPPAEQVPGESYNHGDRMKFYVVGVSRGQRGTQITLSRTHPNLVKKLFALEVPEIADGSVEITSVAREAGHRSKIAVRTSVAGLNAKGACIGPMGQRVRNVMSDLEGEKIDIISYDDDPAVFVGNALSPSSVVSVTIVDAKEKAARVVVPDFKLSLAIGKEGQNARLAARLTGWRIDIRSDAESAPRGE, from the coding sequence ATGAACATCGACATGGCGACCCTGCGGGCGATCGAGGCGGAGAAGGACATCTCCGTGGAGACCGTCATCGAGGCGATCCAGGTGGCCCTCCTCACCGCCTACAAGCACACCGACGGGCACGAGCCGCACGCGCGGATCGACGTCAACCGCCGCACCGGCGAGGTGAAGGTGCTCGCGCAGGAGCTCGACACCGACGGCAACATCATCACCGAGTGGGACGACACCCCCGAGGGCTTCGGCCGCATCGCCGCGGACTCGGCGCGGCAGCTCATCACGCAGCGCCTCCGCGACGCCGAGAACGACCGCACGTTCGGCGAGTTCGCGGTCTACGAGGGCGAGGTCGTCTCCGGTGTGGTGCAGGCCGACGCCCGCGCCGCGGCCCGCGGTTTCGTCGTGGTCCGGATCGGCGGCGAGCGCGAGGGCCACGAGGGCCTGCTGCCGCCCGCCGAGCAGGTGCCGGGGGAGAGCTACAACCACGGCGACCGGATGAAGTTCTACGTCGTCGGCGTCAGCCGCGGCCAGCGCGGCACGCAGATCACCCTGTCGCGCACCCACCCGAACCTGGTGAAGAAGCTCTTCGCGCTCGAGGTCCCCGAGATCGCCGACGGCAGCGTCGAGATCACCTCGGTGGCGCGCGAGGCGGGCCACCGCTCGAAGATCGCGGTGCGCACCTCCGTCGCCGGCCTCAACGCCAAGGGTGCCTGCATCGGCCCGATGGGCCAGCGCGTGCGGAACGTGATGAGCGACCTCGAGGGCGAGAAGATCGACATCATCTCCTACGACGACGACCCCGCGGTCTTCGTCGGTAACGCCCTGTCGCCGTCGTCGGTGGTGTCGGTGACCATCGTCGACGCCAAGGAGAAGGCCGCCCGCGTGGTGGTCCCCGACTTCAAGCTGTCGCTCGCGATCGGCAAGGAGGGGCAGAACGCCCGCCTCGCCGCCCGGCTCACCGGCTGGCGGATCGACATCCGCTCGGACGCGGAGAGTGCGCCGCGAGGTGAGTAG
- a CDS encoding YlxR family protein: MSRRPGGNPGSGAGPRAAGDVPGPVRTCIGCRRRAPATELIRVVASDEVDGARTVVVDERRRLPGRGAWLHDDPSCREQARKRNAFRRALRVSGPLDDSLR; encoded by the coding sequence GTGAGTAGGAGGCCGGGCGGGAACCCCGGCTCCGGGGCCGGCCCCCGCGCGGCCGGCGACGTCCCGGGGCCGGTCCGCACCTGCATCGGGTGCCGGCGCCGGGCGCCCGCGACCGAGCTGATCCGGGTCGTCGCCTCCGACGAGGTCGACGGTGCGCGCACCGTGGTCGTGGACGAGCGGCGCCGCCTCCCGGGCCGCGGCGCGTGGCTGCACGACGATCCGTCGTGCCGGGAGCAGGCCCGGAAGAGAAACGCGTTCCGCCGGGCGCTCCGGGTTTCGGGGCCGTTGGACGACTCCCTGCGGTGA